The Brassica oleracea var. oleracea cultivar TO1000 chromosome C7, BOL, whole genome shotgun sequence sequence ATCAGGCGTTGTTTGAGGCTGGAGGCTCTGATCCCATCAGTACTGTCTGTGAAGCGCTCACCACAAAAGTCACTATCGAGATGAATCAAGCTATGAGTGTTATGCCGAGTATTGAAGAGGTGCGAGCGGCTGTATTTGCTATCCACTCTGATAGAGCCCCGGGTCCAGACGGATTTTCGGCGGGGTTTTATCAGTCCTTTTGGGATATCATTGGGCCTGATATGTACCGGGATATTTTGTCTTTCTTCGAAGACAGCACACTCCACCCACGACACAATGAAACTCATGTGAGGTTGATACCAAAAGGGCTGGGAGCTAAGAGAGTGTATGATTATCGGCCGATAGCTTTATGTAACACTCACTATAAAATCATCGCCAAGATCTTGACGAAAAGACTGCAGCCGATGCTCCAGCTTCTGATATCGCCTTCTCAGTCTGCTTTTGTACCGGGACATGCTATATCTGATAATGTGTTGCTGACCCACGAGATTCTACACTATCTGCGCCACTCTGGAGCAAAAAAGCGAGTCTATATGGCGGTAAAAACCGACATGAGCAAGGCGTATGACAGAATTGAGTGGGGATTTCTGAAGGCAGTACTTGAAACTCTTGGATTTAATCTAACAGTTGTTAACTGGCTCATGGAGTGCCTGAACTCAGTTTCCTACTCCTTCCTTATCAACGGGAGCCTACAAGGCAGAGTCAACCCGTCTCGAGGCCTCCGACAAGGTGACCCACTCTCTCCGTACCTCTTTATACTCTGTATAGAGATTCTCTCGGGACTGTGCAATAATGCTTTGCAAGATGGAACTCTCCCTGATATCAAGGTCGCTAGAGCATGCCCGCCAATCAACCATCTCCTATTTGCCGATGACACCATGTTCTTCGGTAAATCAGACTCCGGTAGCTGCTCGGCCCTCACCTCTATCCTCAGCAAATATGAGGCAGCCTTGGGCCAATGTATAAACCGAGCAAAGTCAGTGATCACATTCTCGTCTAAAACCCATCCTGATGCAAAGACTAGAGTTAAGACTGCGTTGGATATATCTTCAGAAGGAGGAATTGGAAAGTATCTCAGTCTTCCGGAGCATTTTGGCCGTAAAAAGAGAGATATCTTTGCGAATATTGTAGACATGATCCGTCAGTGATCTCATGGTTGGTCTACACGGTTCCTGTCAGGCGCGGGGAAGATGGTGCTACTGAAAGCAGTGTTGGCAGCGATGCCCACCTACGCTATAACTTGCTTTAAGCTCCCCAAATCCTTGGGTAAACAGATCCAATCAGTACTAACAAGGTTCTGGAGGGATGTCAAACCAGAACTTAGGAAAATGGCTTGGGTTTCATGGGACAAACTAACGCTTCCTAAGAGGTCTGGTGGTCTCGGGTTCAAGGAGATAGAGACGTTCAATGATGCTCTCCTTGCTAAAATAACATGGCGACTACTGAAGCATCCTGACTCCCTTCTCGGACAAACCCTGCTGAACAAATACTGTATGGATGCAGATATCCTTAACTGCACTATTGCAAAGTCATCCTCCCACGGGTGGCGAGGAATCATGGCAGGGCGTGAAGTGCTCAGACAGGGTTTGGGATGGATAGTAGGCAATGGAGATAGCATCAAGGTCTGGGATGATGACTGGCTCTCTACAAGCTCCCAAGCTCGACCTATGGGCCCCCCCCCCCCCNNNNNNNNNNNNNNNNNNNNNNNNNNNNNNNNNNNNNNNNNNNNNNNNNNNNNNNNNNNNNNNNNNNNNNNNNNNNNNNNNNNNCCTCTACTCGCAGCACTTAAAGGTCAGCGATCTGATCAATCCGAGCACAGCAGACTGGGACATCCAGAAGATACGACTTCGCCTGCCTCATTATGAGGAAACCATTAGGAAAATCATCCCAAGCTCCTTTGGATCAAATGATGAACTGATGTGGCTACCAGAGAAGACAGGAACCTATAGCTCTAAATCCGGCTATGCACTCTCTAAAGTCTACCAGTCAAATATAGATGAAAGCTTCAACTGGAGTAGTTGCATCTGGAACGTTAAATGCTCCCCAAAAATCAAGCACTTCCTCTGAAAAATGAAAAATGATGCAGTTGCGGTGGGCTCGACTCTGCTCAAGAGGGGAATTCAGGTTGATGGTACCTGCAAGAGAACAAGAAACAACTATTCATCTTTTTACTCAATGTGCTTTCGCTAAGAAGGTATGGGAGTTGGTTCCATCTTTATTTACACCTGCAGTGAGAACTTGTGCTTCTATCACCGAACTCCTCAGGCTGTGCACAAGACTAGTCAATCTCCCCCCATCTGGTATATCAGTACCTCTTTACCCTTGGATACTATGGCTGCTTTGGACAAACAGAAACAAGCTCTTGTTTGAGGATAAGTCTTTCAATGAATCAGAATTGGTTACTAGAGCCCTGGTGCTAGCAAGAGAATGGCAAAGTACCTCTCTACCAGCAGGGTCACAATCTGATTCACCTAAAGACTCCTCGCATAAACCCTTTGTCCTACCCTCGGGTTTCGAAGAAGCAAGCTCTGATACCATCCATTATTATGTGGATGCAGCTTGGAATAGTGGCTCTGCTGCAGGGGGTTTTGGCTGGATTTGCTACGACCATGCTGGTCTCACCCTTCGTCAGGGTACTTCATCTCGCCGGTATGTAGCTTCGGCCTTGGTTGCCGAAGCGTTGGCGTTAAAATCAGCACTCTCTGATGCTGTCAATGCAGGTGTTAAAGACTTGATCTGTTTTTCAGACTCTAAAAGTCTAGTCGCACTGCTCTCAGGAAAGTCATCTGTGACTGAACTCCAAAGAATCATCAGTGATATATCCTTGTTGAGCCTATCTTTATGGTCTGTTACTTTTAAATTTGTTCCACGCTCTTGTAATATGGCTACTGATAGCCTAGCGAAAAACGCTCTGTATGTTGCGTCAAACTCCCTTGAGGAGGATGACTAACTTTTCGGTTTGATTATTAATGCAAGGTTTGATCAAAAAAAAAAAAGAAAAAAACCCTAATTATAATTTTATTTTGGGTTCAACCTGGCCTTATGAAATTCAACACCATTAATAACGTGAACATCGGCCGATGAATTCAGCCATGATCATTAGTACCTTTTTGTCGTAGTCATTAGTACATTAATTAATCGCAATATGCACCACTATATAAAGTTATTTCCCGAGAAAACGATCGATCTTTACTGTTGTAAAGAAAAAAAAATCGACTAAAATTACCACGTCATGCAGCAATATTATAAATAACATTTGACCATATGCATGCATGGACATATTACATCTACGTGACACACGGTCCGTATATATAGTCGACCTATACTTACAAAGAACTCTAATGACGCACCAAATGACGCCACGCGATAAATCTCAACGAATACACCACCACAAACATATAGAAAACAAAAAATATGTCTACAAAGGTGAAAAGCCATGATTAATTAGTGGATTCATAACGTACTTTGCATCCATTTACGCTTATGTATACACGCACACACATAAAAAACATGTATCCTGGAGATGAAACTGACGTTGGAAGGCCAAAATAAAACTTATAACATATTTAGTCCATCGGGATTAAATATATCGTTAAATCGTATTGTTTGTTTGCATTTTTTTTTCGTTTTTTTTTGCTAAAACGCATATATGTATATATAGTTACAGTCCGTGGCTCTTTTTGGTTTTAATCAGTTAATAAACATCAAATTTGCAACTCAGTTTCTTAGAAACGACAGACGTTGTTAAAGATGATTTAAAGGCGATAGTGTTGCCTGTTAACATCCATTGCCAAATATGATTTAGCGACACATTTAAGTTTTACCAATCTACAAAATTTTATCGTAATATGGCTTGGTTGTAGTGGTTAATAACT is a genomic window containing:
- the LOC106303478 gene encoding uncharacterized protein LOC106303478 → MVLLKAVLAAMPTYAITCFKLPKSLGKQIQSVLTRFWRDVKPELRKMAWVSWDKLTLPKRSGGLGFKEIETFNDALLAKITWRLLKHPDSLLGQTLLNKYCMDADILNCTIAKSSSHGWRGIMAGREVLRQGLGWIVGNGDSIKHLKVSDLINPSTADWDIQKIRLRLPHYEETIRKIIPSSFGSNDELMWLPEKTGTYSSKSGYALSKVYQSNIDESFNWSSCIWNLRWARLCSRGEFRLMVPAREQETTIHLFTQCAFAKKVWELVPSLFTPAVRTCASITELLRLCTRLVNLPPSGISVPLYPWILWLLWTNRNKLLFEDKSFNESELVTRALVLAREWQSTSLPAGSQSDSPKDSSHKPFVLPSGFEEASSDTIHYYVDAAWNSGSAAGGFGWICYDHAGLTLRQGTSSRRYVASALVAEALALKSALSDAVNAGVKDLICFSDSKSLVALLSGKSSVTELQRIISDISLLSLSLWSVTFKFVPRSCNMATDSLAKNALYVASNSLEEDD